The region ATGCCTGGACGCCGCCGCAGCGCGCTCCGCATCCCCCGCCGCAACCGCCGCATCCTTGGGCTGATCTATGGCTTTGATGTTCATGTCCCACCCCTCCCTGGATGAAACCATACAATACCGGTTTCCTGCGGCTCCTTATCGGTCTTGATGGGGAAAACTTTAGGGGGTTTGTCAAATTCCCTCGGGAACCCACACGGCTGAGCCCGCGTCTCCGTAAGCCACGGCCGCTCCGTCCAGGTAGCAGGCCCCCACCCAGGCGCAGACCGCCGCGTCGAGCATGTCCTCATACGCCTTGAGGCGCGTTCCGTCCGGCGGGGGCAGCACGCCCGGGGCGAACTCCATGCGCCCGGCCAGGGCCTCGCGGATGGCCCGCCAGACGCCGAGCAGCCGCTCCACCCGCTCCGCGCGCGGCAGGTCCGGCCAGTATTTCCCGGTTTTCGAGCTCTTGTAGGGCAGGCGAATCCGCTCCCCCGTGAGCGCAAGCAGCGCCGGGTGCGGGTAGACCTCCAGCAGGTCGCGCCCCGTGGGCGCGCATCCGGCCACGGCGACGCGATATCCTCGGCCCTCCAGGCCCTGGCTGAAATCCTCGCCCAGAACGCCTGGGCGCTCCGGCGTTGGGCTGTGCGTGGCGCACTTGCGGCCCCCGAAGGCCCGGGACACGGCGTTGTCGGCCTCTCTGCGCCCCGTCACCCGCCCATGCGGCACGATGGGCATGTCCACGGCCACGCACTGGGGCTCCACGCCCGCCAGTTCGCGGCAGCGCGCCAGCAGGGCCTTGGGCTCGGGGGCCTGGGCGGCGCGAATCCTCGCACCCACTGCGCCTGGCCCCTCTCCGGGTCCGGCCCCAGCTCCTATGCCTGCTCCGTACGCACCTCCATGCTCGACTCCATGAGCGGCTTCTGAGCCGCCTCCCGCCCTTGTTCCAGGCGCGCATCCCTCCCGGGGTACGGCCAGAAACCCGGCCATGTCCGGCGCGGCGAGCACCAACCGCCAGCCATCTCCGCCGTCCACGGCCAGGGCCGCGCCCCAGGGGTTGGCCGGGGTCCAGGCCGCGTCCAGGCCCAGCGCGACCCGCACGGGGCCTGCGCCGCCCGCCAATCTTGACTTGCCCGCTGTTTTCATCAAAAGTCCTGGCCTCTCAATTTAGCTTCCCCGGAGCCTACCGTGAAACCAGCCCCGTCGTCCGTATCCTTCCCCAAACTGGAGGAGGACGTCCTCGCCTCCTGGCAGCAGGACCGCACCTTCTGGAAGTCCATGGACCGGACCAAGTCCGGCAAACCCTACGTCTTC is a window of Fundidesulfovibrio soli DNA encoding:
- a CDS encoding DUF429 domain-containing protein; translation: MRVALGLDAAWTPANPWGAALAVDGGDGWRLVLAAPDMAGFLAVPREGCAPGTRAGGGSEAAHGVEHGGAYGAGIGAGAGPGEGPGAVGARIRAAQAPEPKALLARCRELAGVEPQCVAVDMPIVPHGRVTGRREADNAVSRAFGGRKCATHSPTPERPGVLGEDFSQGLEGRGYRVAVAGCAPTGRDLLEVYPHPALLALTGERIRLPYKSSKTGKYWPDLPRAERVERLLGVWRAIREALAGRMEFAPGVLPPPDGTRLKAYEDMLDAAVCAWVGACYLDGAAVAYGDAGSAVWVPEGI